One part of the Bicyclus anynana chromosome 8, ilBicAnyn1.1, whole genome shotgun sequence genome encodes these proteins:
- the LOC112050377 gene encoding uncharacterized protein LOC112050377: MSDSSADSTNTKRPDGHVTKRAKKKVGVSSDDVGKRIKVPMFSSEDPELWFALLEGQLDSAGITDDQTRFAHVTNNLDITFAKIVKDIIINPPSLNRYEKVKTELIKRLSASHEVRVRQLLMHEELGDRKPSQFARHLQDLAGSNIPEEFLKTIWCSRLPKHVQTVLATQPSQSLDQLLDLADRVHEITAAKDVAATITSGSPV; encoded by the coding sequence ATGAGTGATAGCAGCGCAGATTCGACGAACACAAAGCGACCCGACGGCCACGTTACAAAGCGGGCGAAGAAAAAAGTGGGCGTTTCATCGGATGACGTCGGCAAACGTATCAAAGTGCCGATGTTTTCATCGGAGGATCCAGAGTTATGGTTCGCCTTACTAGAAGGGCAACTGGACAGCGCCGGTATCACCGATGATCAAACAAGGTTTGCACACgtaacaaataatttagatatcaCTTTCGCTAAAATTGTGaaagatattattataaatccgCCCTCTCTTAACCGATACGAAAAAGTCAAGACCGAATTAATAAAAAGACTATCCGCCTCACACGAAGTAAGAGTCAGGCAACTCCTAATGCACGAAGAGTTAGGAGACAGAAAACCATCACAGTTTGCACGGCACCTCCAAGACCTGGCTGGTTCGAACATTCCGGAGGAGTTTTTGAAAACAATTTGGTGTAGCCGGCTTCCGAAACACGTGCAGACAGTTCTGGCTACGCAGCCATCACAGTCGTTGGACCAACTTTTGGACCTTGCGGACCGCGTGCACGAGATAACCGCAGCGAAAGACGTAGCAGCTACTATCACGTCGGGGTCACCAGTATAG